One Epinephelus moara isolate mb chromosome 20, YSFRI_EMoa_1.0, whole genome shotgun sequence genomic window carries:
- the LOC126408025 gene encoding protein Bouncer-like isoform X1, with the protein MCRPNTLQLVHVAMLWFYLLLPSLLCDNLLCYYSPVLEKEKTSELIVTECPSDELCYKADGRYGNHSALSARGCMAKQDCSQVHSVRHKGTVYTMSYACCDTPHCNSCPGVAATSLYITVTLLTVAVMAGSL; encoded by the exons atgtgcAG GCCGAACACGTTGCAGCTCGTGCACGTTGCCATGCTGTGGTTCTACCTTCTCCTCCCCTCACTGCTCTGTGACAACCTGCTCTGCTACTACAGCCCCGTCCTGGAGAAGGAGAAGACATCTGAGCTCATTGTGACGGAGTGCCCTTCTGACGAGCTGTGCTACAAGGCAGATGGTCGCTATGGCAACCACAGTGCCCTGTCGGCCAGGGGCTGCATGGCAAAACAGGACTGCAGCCAGGTGCACAGCGTCCGCCACAAAGGAACCGTCTACACCATGAGCTATGCCTGCTGTGATACACCACACTGTAACTCCTGCCCGGGGGTCGCAGCCACATCCCTCTACATCACTGTTACACTTCTGACTGTAGCTGTGATGGCCGGCAGCTTGTGA
- the LOC126408024 gene encoding protein Bouncer-like → MGSQRKSSLDVFLLGPHWFLTSILLATALVLPALSLDGLLCHYCPLQHKGKSCSNLTSECLPNQRCTSSRGHYGSFHILSAQGCVDTELCGSYEIISYRGVKFNVSHTCCCRDNCNSRPKSDTNLKTLLGMITDKIEHNHINDVLREESLDSCANYTSSGSSTLPATAS, encoded by the exons ATGGGATCACAAAGAAAGAGCAG TCTGGACGTCTTTTTGTTGGGACCACACTGGTTCCTGACCTCCATCCTGTTGGCCACAGCTCTGGTTCTACCTGCTCTGAGCCTCGACGGCCTGCTGTGTCACTACTGTCCCCTGCAGCACAAAGGCAAGTCCTGCTCCAACCTCACCAGCGAGTGTCTGCCTAATCAGCGCTGCACCAGTTCCAGAGGACACTACGGCTCCTTCCACATTCTGTCTGCTCAGGGTTGCGTGGACACTGAACTCTGTGGCTCTTATGAAATCATCTCTTATCGAGGGGTCAAGTTCAACGTCAGCCacacctgctgctgcagagacaaCTGTAACAGCCGACCAAAGTCTGACACCAATCTGAAGACGCTGCTGGGGATGATCACAGACAAGATAGAGCACAATCACATAAATGATGTTCTTAGAGAGGAGTCTTTGGATTCATGTGCAAATTACACATCGTCAGGGAGCTCAACATTACCTGCCACTGCATCATAA
- the LOC126408025 gene encoding protein Bouncer-like isoform X2, with product MLWFYLLLPSLLCDNLLCYYSPVLEKEKTSELIVTECPSDELCYKADGRYGNHSALSARGCMAKQDCSQVHSVRHKGTVYTMSYACCDTPHCNSCPGVAATSLYITVTLLTVAVMAGSL from the coding sequence ATGCTGTGGTTCTACCTTCTCCTCCCCTCACTGCTCTGTGACAACCTGCTCTGCTACTACAGCCCCGTCCTGGAGAAGGAGAAGACATCTGAGCTCATTGTGACGGAGTGCCCTTCTGACGAGCTGTGCTACAAGGCAGATGGTCGCTATGGCAACCACAGTGCCCTGTCGGCCAGGGGCTGCATGGCAAAACAGGACTGCAGCCAGGTGCACAGCGTCCGCCACAAAGGAACCGTCTACACCATGAGCTATGCCTGCTGTGATACACCACACTGTAACTCCTGCCCGGGGGTCGCAGCCACATCCCTCTACATCACTGTTACACTTCTGACTGTAGCTGTGATGGCCGGCAGCTTGTGA